The Undibacterium cyanobacteriorum genomic sequence CTTTTGTAGAAGTTGGGCAGCGCGCACCACCAGATCCAGTTCGGCTGGAACGCCTGCGACCTGATTGGCTCTTTCAATGATGCCATCGCTTCGAACTGTAAAGTCGAGATAATCGCATCGATCAATCAGTTGAAAGACGCTTTGTAGCAAGTGATAGCCATCAGCGCGGCGACCAATGATGTGTAGAAATAAATTGAGCTTGGCAGGCGCAGGGCAATTCTTAAGTTCGCGGGGCATTGCTATTGTTTGTTGGATGGTATGTTGCATCGACAGTCTCAGCTAGGCTTGCACAGTTTTAAGGCGTGCTCGGCACGCCGACGGGCGCAGTGTTGGAGTTTTGATCGGCGTTCCATTCGAGGATGGCGATTCGTATTTTGAGCTCACCTAGTTCTTCAGTACGACGATAGAGGTTGATCAACTTTGGGTGTACTTGCTGCTGATCTTCTTGCCAGGTGGTGAAATCGATTTGCCAACCTTGACTCATGAGGCGCTGGTAATCCTTAGTTGGCACAGCTAGCTTTTGACCATTGGTTTGGCGATCGAAGCCTTGTAACCAATCTTTCAATCCCGCCACAGGAAGCGACCAGCCGAGTGATTCTGTAAGTAATTGTTCGACGTCTTGCGCATAACGAGTTTCTTGTTTGGCCTGCTGTAAGCTCGCGCCTTGTGGGGTTTCGCGAATGATGGCGATGGTCTGTCCAAGGGGAGAATTGAGGCTGATGGTCAGCTCTTTCGACAATTGTTGCCAGTCAAAGTTACCACTTAAAGTCTCGGTTTTTTCATTCTGTTGATATTGAATCGAAATCTTGCCAGAGAGTGTAATTTGCTCCTGGTATTGGCGAGTTCGACTCATTTGCTCATGCGATAGTTTCGGCGCGTTAGCGCAAGAAACAAGACTGCCACTGATACTGAGTGCGAGGCAGCACAGCAGAATGGTTTTGGTGTAGGCGTAGCAAGGATTCATGCGCATGGCGATGCTCGGTGAAAATGAAGTCGCGACATCGTGCAACTGAAGGCTCCGTTTGTCAATCATGAATGACGAAGTGGCGCCTATCAGAACTGAAAGTACTTCAAACGCATATTAGATTTGCGTTGACCTCCGGTTTTTCGGACTTGCGTAATACTCCTCAAGGTAGGGAAATACCTAAACGTTCAAGGGTGCTCTTGAGTAACTCATTATCCGGATCTTTTTTCTGTGCCGAAGCTAAGAGTTTTTTTGCTTCAGATAATTTCGTTTGAGCCCACAGCACTTCAGCTAGATGAATTTCAATTTCCGGATCAGGTCGCAGTTGATAGCAGCGACGCAAGACTTGTTCCGCCTCTTCGAACTGAGACTGACGAAATCTGAGCCAGGCAAAGCTATCGAGGATGTAGGGGTCTTCTGGCGCTAACTCGAGCGCCCGTTTTAATAATTGTTCTGCATCGTTCAGCTGAACATTGCGATCCACGTAAGAATAGCCTAGCGCATTGTAGGCAAACGGATTGTTGGGATTCACCGCAATCAGTTGCTTGAGTGCCGCTTCCATCTCATCATAGCGTTTAAAGCTATCTGCCAGCATGGCGTAGTCGTATAGTAGATCAGGATGGCGTGGATAGTTGGCGAGTGCCGCTTCCAACAGAACAAAAGCTTCGGTTTTTTGTCCTGCCGCTTTCATCACTTGGGCTTCGGTTTGTAATAGGAGCGCTTCCTCGGCCTCGTTATTGAACTTGAGGCTTTGTAAGAACTGCCGTGCTTCGCCAAATCGTTGGTCACTCGCCATCAACAGCGCTCGACGTGTTTGTACGTTAAACCAAGTCTCACTCTTGTCTTGTGTATTTTCGACTTTGGATAACCATTGGTCAGCTCGTTTCAGATCTTTCTTTTGTAACTCTGCTTGAGCTAAATTCAGATAAGCATTGTTCTTATCTTCGTCGCTATCGGCTTCATTTAGATAACGTTGGAAATACACAATCGCCGAGTCGCTCCTTTGCAGCTCTAATTCGATTGATCCCAAGGCCAAAAGAAGTCGGGATGTGGGCCTCTTGGCTGCTGAAAATTTGTTCAAGAGTTGCGCAAATTCGTCGCGTGCGCTTTGCAATTGGCGCATCTCAACCAGCATGCTAGCGTAGGCTAAATGCACTTCGAAGGCTTTCGGATATTTACGGATAAAATCCTTGGCCAGCTTCAAGGCTTCATCTTTCTCGGACGCTTGCGCCAGCGTCAACAGCGCCAGTTCAGAATCCGCTTGTAGTGTCAGAGCTTGACGCGCTTCATGTATCGCGCGTGTTTTATCGCCTTGAGTCGTGGCGCCACGTGCAAGCATAATATGCGTATCAACGCTGGCGGGAGTGCTGCCAACGATACGCTCGAGGCTCGCGAATGCACGTTTTTTATCCTGCATCCGAGCCAATAAACTTTGGGCTTGATAAAGAGTAGGGGCGAGCTCGTCAGGCTTCACCTTGGTCAGTTGATCGATGAAGAAGGATTCGACTTCTTCATAGTCGGATTTGACAACCATGAGGCTCAAAAAGTACTGACCCGCTTCAAAGGATTCTGGGCTAATCGAGCGCCATAATTGCACCGCTTCGAGTGCTTCATTGAGTTGCTGCGCACTCATGGCGACGTCGGTGGCTTTCTTGGCGATACGCGGATCCCTAGTTTCCTTGGCGACGCTCATCAAGGTGACATACGCGCTTCCCGTTTCACCACGCTGAAGTGCAACATCTGAACTCAAGAGTTTAAACATCAGTTCTTTACTGAGCTCTACCTTCGGTAAGTCTTCTTCCTTGACTTTGTTACTGGAAGATTTTCCTTTGGCATTCTTGAAGATGGGGGGCGCATCAGCTTCTTGAGCCTTGGCCGGAAGATATGTCAATGCCCCCATCAGCCCAGTGATACCGATGGCAAATCGCGCCACAATAGGGAATAAAGTGTGAGAAGTGGTGGTGCGAACACAGTTGGAGTGCTCGGAAGGCGTTACTAGGAGATATCTGGCATCCAAGCTTTTGCGGAGAATGGATTTGTTTTCGACACTTGTCTGACCGATCGTCGGGGCAAGGTCCGCGTTTTTTGAGCTTGTCGCTACAATAGTGGACTTGTAACTCAAGTAGTTGTGCAAGAATTGATGCAAGAATTTCAAAAACATATCTCTCTTTAAACGAACAGTGTGAGCGATTTTACGCGCAAATTTGTCGAGCGGGGCAGTCTTACAAGTTTTTACAAGTTGCGGCTCTGTGTGAGATAGGTAAGTTGTTTAAAGATTGTGAGCTTCAGCAGCGGTTGAGTTGGTAGATGAATTAGAGCTTGAATGAGGAGTCCATTGGAATGCCAGAATTGCCAGAGGTTGAAGTGACCCGTTTGGGGGTGACGCCTCACATTGAGGGGCAAGCGGTTCAACAAGTTGTGATGCGTAGAGATGGTCTGCGTTGGCCTTTCCCAGCCCATCTTGCAAGAACGTTGAAAGGGCAAGTCATACGTCGCACTGGTCGACGTGGCAAATATTTGCTACTCCATTTTGATCATGGTTGTTTGATTATTCACTTGGGAATGACGGGGAACCTACGGATCATGCCGCTGAACACGCCCCCACAAAAGCACGATCATTTTGATTTAATTTTGTCGACGTGTTTGATGCGTTTGACGGATCCTCGGCGTTTCGGCGCGGTGCTTTGGCATGCAGAAGAAGACGGTGAGCTTGAACTTCACCCTTTGTTGCGCAAGCTTGGGGTGGAGCCGCTCGAAGCAGATTTTACCGGACAGCTGATGTTCGAACAGACGCGCAATCGGGGTGCCGCCATTAAACAGGTTTTATTGTCTGGCGAGATTGTCGTGGGAGTTGGCAATATTTATTGTTCTGAGAGTTTGTTTCGGGCAGGTATTAGTCCCAAAACGGCAGCGAATCGTATCAGTCTGAAGCGATATCAAAGCTTGGAATTATCAATTCGTCAAGTGATGAGGGAGGCGATTGCCCATGGAGGGAGTACTCTGAAGGATTTTGTCGGCGCAGATGGTAAGACCGGTTATTTCCAGCAAAGCTATTTTGTTTATGATCGAGCCGGAGAGGCTTGCCGTGTTTGTCAAGGAACAATAAGACACATAGTTCAAGGGCAGCGTAGCAGCTTTTATTGTGTGAATTGTCAAAAATAGGCCAGAATGGCGTATTGTTGAGCGTAAGTGTATTCGCCACGTGTTCTTCATCGTCAAGCCCAGAAAGGGCACAGACGCTTTGAGATCAAATGGAACTGAGGCAATACAAGCAATCAGAAGAATAATGAGGAAACTATGAGTAATTTGGTGCAGAATTTCCAAGAGTACAGCGGTTGGCGCAAAGAAGTCGCTAGCGCGATTGAAGCGTATCGTACTTGGATCGCCAATTCTGACTTTGCCGATCATATTCTTGACCAACGCATTGTGCGTCTCAAAGAGCGCTTGGTGGACGATAAATTGACGATTGCCTTCGTGGCTGAATTTTCGCGCGGCAAATCCGAACTCATCAACGCTATTTTCTTCGCCGATTATGGTCAGCGGATTTTGCCATCGTCAGCGGGTCGAACCACAATGTGTCCGACCGAATTGATGTACGACGAAACTTTTCCTCCTTGCATTCGCTTGTTGCCAATCGAAACGCGTAGTGAAACTCTGAGTACTACCGAATATAAGAGCCATAACCACGTATGGACGGTATTGCCATTGGATCCACGCTCTGGCGATGGCATGTTGGAAGCGTTTAAGCAGGTAAGCTTGACCAAGAAAGTCACAAAGGAAGTTGCCAAGTCCTACGGTTTGTACGATGAATCTGATCCAGATGCTGCCTTAGAAGTCGATGAAGATGGCCTTGTCGAAATTTCTCAGTGGCGCCATGCGATTGTTAATTTCCCGCATCCTCTGCTCAAACAAGGTTTGATCATTGTTGATACACCAGGTTTGAATGCGATTGGTACTGAGCCTGAATTGACTTTGAATTTGATTCCGAATGCGCATGCGGTCCTGTTCATTTTGGCGGCAGATACGGGTGTCACCAAGAGTGATATCGATGTGTGGCGCAACCATATTGGTAGCGGCCCTGGTCGTATGGTGGTCCTGAACAAGATTGATAGCATGTGGGACGAATTGCGCACTGCTGAGGAAGTTGAGGGGCAAATTCAGCATCAGATCGATACGGTTGCGCATACGCTCAGTTTGGAAAAGAATCAGGTTTTTCCGATTTCGGCCCAGAAAGGTCTAGTCGCCAAAATCAACAAAGATGCGCCATTGTTAGCTAAGAGCCGCCTGCCTAAGCTTGAGCATGCTTTATCGAAAGAGTTAATTCCATCGAAGAAAAACATCATCCGCGATCAACTCGCTACCGATATCAGTGAAATCGCTGAAGGACAAATGGCGGTGATCGCTGCGCGTGCGCGTGGGATCAGCGAGCAGTTACACGAATTGAAAAGCTTGCGCGGCAAGAATCAAAACGTGATCGAGCATATGATGAAGCGTGTGACGATGGAGAAGCAAGAATTTGATGCTAGCCTCATGAAGATGCAGGGCACGCGTTCTGTATTCACGCGTTTGTCGACCGAAGTTTACACGACCTTGGGTATGGATTTGCTCAAGGAAGAGATCAATACCGCACGTGAGGCGATGGAGAATAGTAAGTTCTCTCTCGGCTTGAAAGACGCCATCAAGAATTTCTTCGATCAGGTGAAGACTAACTTAGAGGCATCCAATCGTAAGACGGATGAGATCTCACAGATGATGGCGATTATGTATCGTAAATTTTCGACCGAACACGGTTTAGCTTTGACGACACCCATGCCTTTTTCCTTAGAAAAATATGTGAACGAAGTGAATGCAATTGAATCGGTATTCCAACGCCAGTTCAACACCATCACGATGTTAACAACCTCGCAAAAGGTATTGATGCAAAAGTTTTTTGATTCGATTTCGGCTCGCGTCAAACAGAGTTTTTCGCAAGCTAATCGTGATGTGGAAGCATGGCAGAAAGTCGTGATGGCACCGATCGAAGCACAAATTCGTGAGCACAAAAATCAATTGAAAAATCGTATGCAATCGATTCAACGGATACACGTCGCTACCGACAGTTTGGAAGAAAAAATCGCCAGTTTTGAATCTTTGAATACCGAGGTCGAACAACAAAAGGCAGCCTTGAGTGCCTTGCGCCACAATATAGAAAAGGCTTTGGCTAGCGAAACTTAAATCAATTGTGGCAGCCAATCCAACCAATTTAACCATTTCAACCATTCTAGCCATTGATCGCTAAGTTTGAATGCGAATCCAGACTGGAATGGAACTTTCGGTCTTCCGGTCGTTCCAAATCACCTTATCACCAAACGCCTCGATTCAAACGGGGCGTCTTTTTTTGGAGTCTTAGATGAAGTCTTTAAAGCCAACCCAAGCAGCGCAGCGAGTGTGTCCAAATTTGTTGAAGACCTGCGTGCTGTCTACTTTATTGAGCATGAGCGCGAGCGGATTTGCACAAGACAAGCAGTCAGGTTCCGCTTGGAAGAGAATCGACAGCGGGGTACAGGTTGAATTGCGGGGCTTATCCGTGGTTGATGCTCGTACGGCGTGGGCGAGTGGCGCCAAGGGCACGGTCTTGCGCACGGTCGATGGTGACACGTGGCAGGCCATGCAAGTGCCCGGTGCAGACAAATTAGATTTTCGTGATATTCAAGGATTCGATGCGCAGACGGCGATTGCCATGAGTGCGGGTCCCGGCAAAGCATCAAGCTTGTATAAAACGCGTGATGGTGGGGTTACATGGG encodes the following:
- the lolB gene encoding lipoprotein insertase outer membrane protein LolB gives rise to the protein MRMNPCYAYTKTILLCCLALSISGSLVSCANAPKLSHEQMSRTRQYQEQITLSGKISIQYQQNEKTETLSGNFDWQQLSKELTISLNSPLGQTIAIIRETPQGASLQQAKQETRYAQDVEQLLTESLGWSLPVAGLKDWLQGFDRQTNGQKLAVPTKDYQRLMSQGWQIDFTTWQEDQQQVHPKLINLYRRTEELGELKIRIAILEWNADQNSNTAPVGVPSTP
- a CDS encoding tetratricopeptide repeat protein, which gives rise to MFLKFLHQFLHNYLSYKSTIVATSSKNADLAPTIGQTSVENKSILRKSLDARYLLVTPSEHSNCVRTTTSHTLFPIVARFAIGITGLMGALTYLPAKAQEADAPPIFKNAKGKSSSNKVKEEDLPKVELSKELMFKLLSSDVALQRGETGSAYVTLMSVAKETRDPRIAKKATDVAMSAQQLNEALEAVQLWRSISPESFEAGQYFLSLMVVKSDYEEVESFFIDQLTKVKPDELAPTLYQAQSLLARMQDKKRAFASLERIVGSTPASVDTHIMLARGATTQGDKTRAIHEARQALTLQADSELALLTLAQASEKDEALKLAKDFIRKYPKAFEVHLAYASMLVEMRQLQSARDEFAQLLNKFSAAKRPTSRLLLALGSIELELQRSDSAIVYFQRYLNEADSDEDKNNAYLNLAQAELQKKDLKRADQWLSKVENTQDKSETWFNVQTRRALLMASDQRFGEARQFLQSLKFNNEAEEALLLQTEAQVMKAAGQKTEAFVLLEAALANYPRHPDLLYDYAMLADSFKRYDEMEAALKQLIAVNPNNPFAYNALGYSYVDRNVQLNDAEQLLKRALELAPEDPYILDSFAWLRFRQSQFEEAEQVLRRCYQLRPDPEIEIHLAEVLWAQTKLSEAKKLLASAQKKDPDNELLKSTLERLGISLP
- the mutM gene encoding bifunctional DNA-formamidopyrimidine glycosylase/DNA-(apurinic or apyrimidinic site) lyase, with the protein product MPELPEVEVTRLGVTPHIEGQAVQQVVMRRDGLRWPFPAHLARTLKGQVIRRTGRRGKYLLLHFDHGCLIIHLGMTGNLRIMPLNTPPQKHDHFDLILSTCLMRLTDPRRFGAVLWHAEEDGELELHPLLRKLGVEPLEADFTGQLMFEQTRNRGAAIKQVLLSGEIVVGVGNIYCSESLFRAGISPKTAANRISLKRYQSLELSIRQVMREAIAHGGSTLKDFVGADGKTGYFQQSYFVYDRAGEACRVCQGTIRHIVQGQRSSFYCVNCQK
- a CDS encoding dynamin family protein — translated: MSNLVQNFQEYSGWRKEVASAIEAYRTWIANSDFADHILDQRIVRLKERLVDDKLTIAFVAEFSRGKSELINAIFFADYGQRILPSSAGRTTMCPTELMYDETFPPCIRLLPIETRSETLSTTEYKSHNHVWTVLPLDPRSGDGMLEAFKQVSLTKKVTKEVAKSYGLYDESDPDAALEVDEDGLVEISQWRHAIVNFPHPLLKQGLIIVDTPGLNAIGTEPELTLNLIPNAHAVLFILAADTGVTKSDIDVWRNHIGSGPGRMVVLNKIDSMWDELRTAEEVEGQIQHQIDTVAHTLSLEKNQVFPISAQKGLVAKINKDAPLLAKSRLPKLEHALSKELIPSKKNIIRDQLATDISEIAEGQMAVIAARARGISEQLHELKSLRGKNQNVIEHMMKRVTMEKQEFDASLMKMQGTRSVFTRLSTEVYTTLGMDLLKEEINTAREAMENSKFSLGLKDAIKNFFDQVKTNLEASNRKTDEISQMMAIMYRKFSTEHGLALTTPMPFSLEKYVNEVNAIESVFQRQFNTITMLTTSQKVLMQKFFDSISARVKQSFSQANRDVEAWQKVVMAPIEAQIREHKNQLKNRMQSIQRIHVATDSLEEKIASFESLNTEVEQQKAALSALRHNIEKALASET